agtgttctgtataccgacagtgttctgtataccgacagtgttaTGTATACCGGCAGTGTTCTGTATACTGACAGTGTTATACATgccgacagtgttctgtataccgacagtgttctgtataccgacagtgttctgtataccgacagtgttctgtataccgacagtgttctgtataccgacagtgttctgtataccgacagtgttctgtatactgACAGTGTTATACATgccgacagtgttctgtataccgacagtgttctgtataccgacagtgttctgtataccgacagtgttaTGTGTActgacagtgttctgtataccgacagtgttctgtatactgatagtgttctgtataccaacagtgttctgtatactgACAGTGTTATACATgccgacagtgttctgtatactgACAGTGTTATACATGCCGACAGTGTTCTGTTTACTGACAGTGTTCTATATActgacagtgttctgtatactgACAGTGTTATACATGCCGACAGTATTCTatataccgacagtgttctgtgTACCGACAGTATTCTGTATACTGACAGTGTTATAcataccgacagtgttctgtatactgacagtgttctatataccaacagtgttctgtatactgacagtgttctgtataccgacagtgttctgtatactgACAGTGTTCTttataccgacagtgttctgtataccgacagtgttctgtataccgacagtgttctgtataccgacattgttctatataccaacagtgttctgtataccgacagtgttctgtatactgacagtgttctgtatactgACAGTGTTGTACATgccgacagtgttctgtataccaacagtgttctgtatacagtgttctgtataccaacagtgttctgtatactgacagtgttctgtatactgACAGTGTTATACATGCCGACAGTGTTCTatataccgacagtgttctgtataccaacagtgttctgtatactgacagtgttctgtataccgacagtgttctgtatactgACAGTGTTATACATgccgacagtgttctgtataccgacagtgttctgtataccgacagtgttctgtataccgacagtgttctgtataccgacagtgttctgtataccgacagtgttctgtatactgACAGTGTTATACATgccgacagtgttctgtataccgacagtgttctgtataccgacagtgttctgtataccgacagtgttctgtataccgacagtgttctgtataccgacagtgttctgtatactgACAGTGTTATACATgccgacagtgttctgtataccgacagtgttctgtataccgacagtgttctgtataccgacagtgttctgtataccgacagtgttctgtataccgacagtgttctgtatactgacagtataccgacagtgttctgtatactgacagtgttctgtatactgACAGTGTTATACATgccgacagtgttctgtatactgacagtgttctgtataccgacagtgttctgtataccgacagtgttctgtataccgacagtgttctgtatactgACAGTGTTATACATgccgacagtgttctgtatactgacagtgttctgtataccaacagtgttctgtataccgacagtgttctgtatactgACAGTGTTATACATgccgacagtgttctgtatactgACAGTGTTATACATgccgacagtgttctgtatactgACAGTGTTCTATATACCAACAGTGTTCTATATActgacagtgttctgtataccgacagtgttaTACATgccgacagtgttctgtatactgACAGTGTTATACATgccgacagtgttctgtataccgagTGTTCGGAAAACGACCGATTCAATCATTTCTTTGCATGTTTCCATTGGTCTACATAGTAATGTAGTGAACACTTGTTTGGTTCATTATATTCGGTGTCCTATATACACTAACAGTCATCTGAAGACTCATTTTTAAAGTGATTCTTACGAGtggtgtgtgtatatatgttttaggaaactgatatatctttatattgtgTCATATTGTAAAAGAAGTGGAATAATTGTCCATTTGAAAGCACTATCCACTGTCTCTGAGGTAAGAATCTAAAGCCTTTCTTACAGGGACAAACGTTCAACCGAATTCAAAAATGATTGCTGCCCTAAAAGGCATTGaaaattgttgattttattcCTAACTTGTCCCTTTACACCGCCTCACATTTGTCCGGAAGTTGATCTCCTGATCATGTGCTAAAGGCTCTGCGTTCTGTTCCCTGGCtgagacataccaaagtcttGCTCTATAAAAGTGATTCTGCTCCTTCTTGTCACTTTTGGTGGGGTGTGCCTCTATGGTGGCATGTTTCAGTAAGATACTATAACAATGGGCTACagtattgaaaacaaaacagaaagataCTGCAGCCTCGCTATACATACAGGATATGTTGACAATAAATAAGGCAAGTTAAAACAAATTAGTACATTATTATTTAACAGTTCCTATATCAACTACACAACATACGAGTTACtacaagaagaaaaaatattttaaattatccATCATaccaatttaattaaaattatcttTTCCCATAGATTGCTGAAAATCATTGCACTGCTCAAATCAACCTGAAGATAATCGCTGCATGCCCAGTAACTATAAAGTCAATAACGCTGTAAACCTTAATGCTTTATTACTGAAATGGTCAGGTTTCAATTAACGCAACAATAGTTGAAAAAGAACCagctcatttaaaaaaaaactttctgtatatttttatgaaatttgtgATATAGATATCAGTGTAGACAAACGTATAGTATTATGGACATGGTTGTATTTGTTGGACACAAACTGATATATACTAAGATATGTAACGTTCTGAGAAATCAATATGACAACCACTGCAAGACTAATacggttatctcccttaccttGCAGGCGATCAAGAACTAAATATTTATTAGCAAGAGATGTATTATATCCATTCATATATCAAAATCTGGTATCCTAGTATTATATTATAGTTATATTGATTTACTTGTATTATCTAATTTTCTAGTACTTCTTATATATTCTAACACTACTTTTATGATATAATTTTCTAGTACTACTTTTATAATCTAATATTCTAGTACTATTTGTACAATCTCATTCTCTAATACTACCTGTATAAATGTTAATAGGGCGTAGATTTAGTCTAAGTTAAGGTTACTGgtgctacatgtacttatatagatgtctagttttagttgtatagtctaggttactggtgctacatgtacttatatagatgtctagttttagttgtatagtctaggttactggtgctacatgtacttatatagatgtctagttttagttgtatagtctaggttactggtgctacatgtacttatatagatgtctagttttagttgtatagtctaggttactagtgctacatgtacttatatagatgtctagttttagttgtatagtctaggttactagtactacatgtacttatatagatgtcaagttttagttgtatagtctaggttactggtgctacatgtacttatatagatgtctagttttagttgtatagtctaggttactggtgctacatgtacttatatagatgtctagttttagttgtatagtctaggttactagtactacatgtacttatatagatgtctagttttagttgtatagtctaggttactagtactacatgtacttatatagatgtctagttttagttgtatagtctaggttactagtgctacatgtacttatatagatgtctagttttagttgtatagtctaggttactggtgctacatgtacttatatagatgtctagttttagttgtatagtctaggttactggtgctacatgtacttatatagatgtctagttttagttgtatagtctaggttactggtgctacatgtacttatatagatgtctagtttttagttgtatagtctaggttactggtgctacatgtacttatatagatgtctagttttagttgtatagtctaggttactgtgtacattattatatatgtctAGTTTTAGTTGTAGTCTAggtctacatgtactatatgtcattttagttgtatagtctaggttactggtactacatgtacttatatagatgtctagttttagttgtatagtctaggttactggtgctacatgtacttatatagatgtctagttttagttgtatagtctaggttactggtactacatgtacttatatagatgtctagttttagttgtatagtctaggttactggtgctacatgtacttatatagatgtctagttttagttgtatagtctaggttactggtgctacatgtacttatatagatgtctagttttagttgtatagtctaggttactggtgctacatgtacttatatagatgtctagttttagttgtatagtctaggttactggtactacatgtacttatatagatgtctagttttagttgtatagtctaggttactggtgctacatgtacttatatagatgtctagttttagttgtatagtctaggttactggtgctacatgtacttatatagatgtctagttttagttgtatagtctaggttactagtactacatgtacttatatagatgtctagtttttagttgtatagtctaggttactggtgctacatgtacttatatagatgtctagttttagttgtatagtctaggttactggtgctacatgtacttatatagatgtctagttttagttgtatagtctaggttactggtgctacatgtacttatatagatgtctagttttagttgtatagtctaggttactggtgctacatgtacttatatagatgtctagttttagttgtatagtctaggttactggtgctacatgtacttatatagatgtctagttttagttgtatagtctaggttactggtgctacatgtacttatatagatgtctagttttagttgtatagtctaggttactagtgctacatgtacttatatagatgtctagttttagttgtatagtctaggttactagtactacatgtacttatatagatgtctagttttagttgtatagtctaggttactgtgctacatgtacttatatagatgtctagttttagttgtatagtctaggttactagtgctacatgtacttatatagatgtctagttttagttgtatagtctaggttactagtgctacatgtacttatatagatgtctagttttagttgtatagtctaggttactggtgctacatgtacttatatagatgtctagttttagttgtatagtctaggttactagtgctacatgtacttatatagatgtctagttttagttgtatagtctaggttactagtgctacatgtacttatatagatgtctagttttagttgtatagtctaggttactagtactacatgtacttatatagatgtctagttttagttgtatagtctaggttactagtgctacatgtacttatatagatgtctagttttagttgtatagtctaggttactagtgctacatgtacttatatagatgtctagttttAGTTGTATAGTCAGTTActagtactacatgtacttatatagagtctagttttagttgtatagtctaggttactagtgctacatgtacttatatagatgtctagttttagttgtatagtctaggttactagtgctacatgtacttatatagatgtctagttttagttgtatagtctaggttactagtactacatgtacttatatagatgtctagttttagttgtatagtctaggttactagtgctacatgtacttatatagatgtctagttttagttgtatagtctaggttactggtgctacatgtacttatatagatgtctagttttagttgtatagtctaggttactagtgctacatgtacttatatagatgtctagttttagttgtatagtctaggttactgtgctacatgtacttatatagatgtctagttttagttgtatagtctaggttactagtctacatgtacttatatagatgtctagttttagttgtatagtctaggttactagtgctacatgtacttatatagatgtctagttttagttgtatagtctaggttactggtactacatgtacttatatagatgtctagttttagttgtatagtctaggttactagtactacatgtacttatatagatgtctagttttagttgtatagtctaggttactagtactacatgtacttatatagatgtctagttttagttgtatagtctaggttactagtgctacatgtacttatatagatgtctagttttagttgtatagtctaggttactagtactacatgtacttatatagatgtctagttttAGTTGTATAGTCTAGTTACATTAGATGTCGTTTAGGTAGCTACTgtctacatgtacttatatagatgtctagttttagttgtatagtctaggttactagtactacatgtacttatatagatgtctagttttagttgtatagtctaggttactagtactacatgtacttatatagatgtctagttttagttgtatagtctaggttactggtgctacatgtacttatatagatgtctagttttagttgtatagtctaggttactagtgctacatgtacttatatagatgtctagttttagttgtatagtctaggttactggtactacatgtacttatatagatgtctagttttagttgtatagtctaggttactggtactacatgtacttatatagatgtctagttttagttgtatagtctaggttactggtgctacatgtacttatatagatgtctagttttagttgtatagtctaggttactagtactacatgtacttatatagatgtctagttttAGTTGTACAGTCTAGGTTACTGgtgctacatgtacttatatagatgtctagttttagttgtatagtctaggttactagtgctacatgtacttatatagatgtctagttttagttgtatagtctaggttactggtgctacatgtacttatatagatgtctagttttagttgtatagtctaggttactagtgctacatgtacttatatagatgtctagttttagttgtatagtctaggttactggtactacatgtacttatatagatgtctagttttagttgtatagtctaggttactagtgctacatgtacttatatagatgtctagttttagttgtatagtctaggttactggtgctacatgtacttatatagatgtctagttttagttgtatagtctaggttactagtgctacatgtacttatatagatgtctagttttagttgtatagtctaggttactggtactacatgtacttatatagatgtctagttttagttgtatagtctaggttactagtgctacatgtacttatatagatgtctagttttagttgtatagtctaggttactagtactacatgtacttatatagatgtctagttttagttgtatagtctaggttactggtgctacatgtacttatatagatgtctagttttagttgtatagtctaggttactagtgctacatgtacttatatagatgtctagttttagttgtatagtctaggttactggtgctacatgtacttatatagatgtctagttttagttgtatagtctaggttactagtactacatgtacttatatagatgtctagttttttttagttgtatagtctaggttactggtgctacatgtacttatatagatgtctagttttagttgtatagtctaggttactagtactacatgtacttatatagatgtctagttttagttgtatagtctaggttactagtgctacatgtacttatatagatgtctagttttagttgtatagtctaggttactggtactacatgtacttatatagatgtctagttttagttgtatagtctaggttactgtgctacatgtacttatatagatgtctagttttagttgtatagtctaggttactagtgctacatgtacttatatagatgtctagttttAGTTGTACAGTCTAGGTTACTGgtgctacatgtacttatatagatgtctagttttagttgtatagtctaggttactagtgctacatgtacttatatagatgtctagttttagttgtatagtctaggttactagtgctacatgtacttatatagatgtctagttttagttgtatagtctaggttactggtgctacatgtacttatatagatgtctagttttagttgtatagtctaggttactggtgctacatgtacttatatagatgtctagttttagttgtatagtctaggttactggtgctacatgtacttatatagatgtctagttttagttgtatagtctaggttactagtactacatgtacttatatagatgtctagttttagttgtatagtctaggttactggtgctacatgtacttatatagatgtctagttttagttgtatagtctaggttactagtgctacatgtacttatatagatgtctagttttagttgtatagtctaggttactagtactacatgtacttatatagatgtctagttttAGTTGTTAGTAGTGTATGTTAGTGTATTATTGTTAGTTTTAGTTGTATAGTCTAGGTTACTGTaatgtacttatatagatgtcagttttagttgtatagtctaggttactggtctacatgtacttatatagatgtctagttttagttgtatagtctaggttactagtactacatgtacttatatagatgtctagttttAGTTGTATAGTCGAGGTTACTAGTTACGAAATATCCACGGAAATATGAATTAGGTATAGTCCTAGTAATAAAATCTAATAATAATAGTAAACCTGGTAAAGGAATCTAGTTATAAAAGGAACCCATTTGGTAGTTTAAAATCTGGTTAGATAGTTGCGGCGCTGGAAGTATAATATAAGTTCGCTGGAA
This genomic window from Argopecten irradians isolate NY chromosome 4, Ai_NY, whole genome shotgun sequence contains:
- the LOC138322052 gene encoding 110 kDa antigen-like, giving the protein MYNTVSIQNTVGMYNTVSIQNTVGIQNTISIQNTVGIQNTVSTHNTVGIQNTVGIQNTVGIQNTVGMYNTVSIQNTVGIQNTVGIQNTVGIQNTVGIQNTVGIQNTVGIQNTVGMYNTVSIQNTAGIHNTVGIQNTVGIQNTVVIQNSVSVQNTVGI
- the LOC138322054 gene encoding homeobox-like protein HDP1 — encoded protein: MYNTVSIQNTVGMYNTVSIQNTVGIQNTVGIQNTVSIQNTVGMYNTVSIQNTVGIQNTVGIQNTVGIQNTVSIQNTVGMYNTNTVGIQNTVGIQNTVGIQNTVGMYNTVSIQNTVGIQNTVGIQNTVGIQNTVGIQNTVGIQNTVGMYNTVSIQNTVGIQNTVGIQNTVGIQNTVGIQNTVGIQNTVGMYNTVSIQNTVGIQNTVSIQNTVGIQNTVGI